The segment ACTTGAcctaaaatattgtatttttcaacttttgtcAAATTCGATTATGAACTAATTCATGTCATGAACAATTTAGATATTTTCACTTAGTTTACGTTATTATCTAAacacttaaaaatttaacaaaataaatgattttaagtTGAAATAATTCTCAGTTACATGATGTGACACATCAACATTTGTACCCAAAATTCTATTTGTTAATGCATATAATACTACTCatttggagatttcaaaacctaaATCAAAATGGCTTAATAATTCTACCAAGGAATGTTAATAAGCAAGTTTTGATGATTAAAATTTACAAGATTTCATAAAGATAAACCAACCGAAGCCTAATCCACTTTTTGAAGTAAAGCCAATTTGACTTACCGGTGTTCCAAAATTTAGACCCCCACTTTATGAGAAACTCTGTAGAGGTAAATGGTTGAAATGGTTCGTTCCTGAACTATTAAATATCTTTGGCACAAGCATATCAGTAACTTCACTGTTGAGAcattacatacatacatgtaatcaaactaaactcattTGTAATGAGGTACACCAAAGATGTTATATTGCTCAAGAGCATAGAAATTATAGATGTCTCATTGGTGGGTCAAGATTCAAGAAGATAAACtacatacaaattaataaaaagtccTTGGATTGCAAGTTAATCTTCCTCTGCTCACTTAtcttacaaatggtatcagcaAATACTCTGCATAAAACAGCTGCAACACAAAACACATCTTATCATGAAACCACATATTTGATTTGCCTAATTTCAGACTAACTTTAATTTGGAAAACATCAAGAAATTTCCTTTGAAGTTTAGATAATGACAAAATTCTCCAGTGAAGTTCATTAGAGACTTCAGctaaatttcatataatttatcaGAAACATCCAGAAGAGAGATTCCAACGCATTTTATTAATCAGAAAGGTCCGCTTGTAATTTTGGCAAACTTTAGGGAAgatcaattaaattaatgttcTTTTAACCGATGAATATTAGCatagttaaaaatattactacTTGAATTCCATTTAACTCCTATATGCAAAGGCTACAACCTAGATATGCTTTTTAAAGAGAGTAGCTGACAGATTGAAAACTACCAGTATCAAAACCTGGGCCAGTTTTTGAACTCACATTTGTGTGATCATAATTTTTTCAGAAAGAGCTTTATATAAAATCGACTTGTCCGGCTGTAGCTCATTAGAATAGAAAGCTGAACTGACTCCTAACTCTCATTAAAATACTCACAGGCTATGTTGAGGTGTAAATTTTGGTTGTATTCTTGTAGCAAACTTTGCATTCAGTAAGGTAAAAATTGATGGTTACCTTCCAGATGAACATATAACAGGAAGTTATTGCACTTTTGCTCTTTAAATCTATGGATTTGGCACGTTGCCACAGTATCAAAGCCATGATGCCATGACACAAAACCTGAACCAATTCAGAGAGAGTAAATCATATTCTATGGCGACTTAATTCACAAAAAAATCTAACTGAATTGTTTGcaagatattaaaatttgactttgatTAGATTATTTATTGCTTAATAAGTGAGTGAAAGGTCCCTATTATTGCATGGAACAGCTTTTTATGCGTAGAACTTCTTGTCATGCAATAACAGAGCCTAAATTATATAGGAAAGAGAAGCTGAATTGTTCAATTGAACAAAACTCAATAGATGCCATTCACCCATAAAGAAACCAATGACATTACAGTGATGATTTTGCTCCAAACATAGGAAGATGTTGCTCCGACTAAAATTGCAACACCATAAGCCATTTGTAGTAGAGAGATACAAGTCCAAAACACCTGCCAAAGTCAAGCACACACATGAGGATAAAAGGACAAAAGAAAATGTGACTCAAGGGAGAATGCctatatttaaaactaaccCGCTCTTGACCTAACCGTACTGTAAAAGATCGGATTCCAAATATTTTATCTCCTTCAATATCAGGTATATCCTGAATAAGATCCAGTGTGAGcgtaaaagaaaatatatcatttaaattgaGAGAACCGCAAGGCCAGAATATGTTAATTACAATATATGCATATTGgatcaaaacaaaaagaacacCAGAAATGATACATAGTATTTACAGGATCaacatttattaatattcaaatgaaaCAACAGTTACCTTAAATAGTGCTATAACAACTGAGAAGAAGCTCATGAATGCAGTTGCAAAGATTAGAGCCCTTGAAAACATGGCTGGTCTTCCATACACATGAGTCTGGAAATTGCCTATCATGTTAGTATTTAGGAATTCGAGGTGCACAaggcatgaaaaaggaaacACTTCAAGGTTGAAAAATTTTGTGCAGATTAGCAGATAATGAAGTCAGACAATATTTTGGTCCTGACATCTATgtgaaaataattaagttttttgatGTCTGCAttggatttttcaaaaacaCAGATTAATCAAGACATGAATTGAGAGCACTCTcgtttatgttatatatatatatatatatacacaagcTAGTGTTTCAAGTGCTAACAGGGAGGAGAGCCTTGTAACATGCAACAATTTCTTCATATTCTTGTTTGCCATAAAAAACTATATCAGTTAGGAAGATAGAAATCCTGGTTTTTTAATCGGAAAAAAGGTCTATAAGCCATGTATTACCAAAGGGAGAGTGATGTTTGATGGGGGTCCAGCAGAAAATAAAAGAGTAGAACAAATAAAGCAAAATAAGGAGAAGAAAGGAATGATAAACTGTAAGAATCAGAAAGGGGACGAAACATTCAGGGCAGAAACAAATATTTCAGTATCCAATAATCATCAAGTCATCTTGAAAACAGAGAATAACGTTCTTCTTACATATTGGCCGAGACCAAACAGATTAGGAAACAGAAATTACTTCCAATAACTATCATAATGCCTCCTTAAATAGGCAAACTCAGTCAAAGAAGAATAGATCAAACCAAATCAggaataaaatgtttaaattcaaaagataaaaaaattgctTAAGGAATAATGAGACTTCTAAGAGTCTTGAAAAGGAAATAGGGAAAGAATGACCTGCATGTGAAGATAAAAAGCAAGTTGAACTATTACTGCTCGAACTGCTAGGATGCACATTGCCGCAACCACTGCAGACCTTTTCCATCTCAATAGGGGCAACTGAAATACACAGAGAAACAATTGTTAAATCTGATAACCAACTCCATAGTTTGAATGACTGTCTCTTGTTTCTCTGCTGCTGTTCTGTTGCAAATGCATTTGCATTTAAACATGCCCACTGCTTGAGATGcatcaaatatattatacacTCCAGCATgcgccattttttttttccattgaaTAACTTTTCATGGTTGACAAACTCAAAGTATACTATAGAAACCTAGTGAACATTAGATCAAGAAAGCAAAAAGTCTTCTACCTAGgttattgatttattttgtgTTGACAGGATgcttcaaattatttaataagtaCTGGTCTAGCAATAATTTTAAGTTCATCTATGTGTTCAAAACTCATGTCTAGCAATAATTAGTTGGAGTGCAGAAGCTAATACTAGCATGCTCCATATCAAGAACTTGTAATAGGTTTAAAGTGTTGACCTTAGCTTGATATGACTAGCAGATACTTTAGACGCATAAAGCTGACAACATGACTGCATTTTATCTTTATGTAAACACAACTAACATGTTTCCTTTTGACTTATTCGCAAGCCATTTGAAGACGACCATACATGCAAGATTAAGCAAATTAGTACCAAGCATGCAAGATTAAGCAAATAACAGCCACATGTATGCTGCCCTGCGAGTAATAACACATATCAAGTTGTGCTAGAGACGGCAAAGCCCGAGGAATGGCCTGGGCCCCTATTTTTTGGCCTCAGCAAACTATTGTAGTGGGTCGTGCTCGAGCAAGCCTGACACTGtagcaaaaaaattaaaaaattttttaaaaatattgcagAACGGCTTTTGCAATTGCAGAAGTCATTCTACAAAAGGCCTGGACGCTTGGCCAGACCAATAGCTACTGGCCTACTGACAAGAAACTGTTCTGCAAAAGGTCTGGATGCTTGGCCAAGCCAATGACTACTTGACTACTGGCTTGGCAAGTAGCTGTTGGCTTGgccaactttaaatttttttatatataaaccccacacctCCCTACTCTCTAACCATATACATCCAAACCtaatttctcaatctctctctacattttcttcattcaatttctctctacattttcttcatttatttttttgtgttcggttttatattaaaaatatatatttttttaataattattaaactttattaatttatatttctttcaaattaatataatcgaAAATCATAAATAGTAGGTCAAACCtctaaatcacattttgtttataagttcaaatgatgtaaaatcgttttttattactaattattatattctaattaaaagaaattctttattttaatgGTGACGCTGTGTTGGAACTTGTTTTCTTTGATTAAGTTTTCTTGGCTTACTTGACACTTGATATCTAAGACATCTGTCATTCATACACTTTGCATAACAGAAGAACTACAAAATTTGCGCGCATGGCCATAGAAAGTGtcacttgtttttttttgttgtacTTGTTACTTCCACCATTCCCCTTAATATCTATTAAcaacttagtttctattttgtattttcaactTTGTAGAGTCAATTGAATAGAAATAGGTGCAAtataaacattgtaaaaaaaaaattataaaaacaaataagagttctagaaacaaataaaaacttctACAAGGTatttcttacaatgtttacatTGCACCTATTTTGGGTTAATTGAGTCTACAAAAGTGAAATCATCCCAATCATTTAAACAACTTTTTCGTTtgtaaaatactaaattttttcattatcaaaatattcaaaaaaaaaaaaattaacaaaattaaaaatacaaaataaaaactcaattgttaataaacattaaaagaatAGTGACAGTAGGAGGTACAACAAAAGTATGAGAAGGGACATTGTCTAACGACCATGTGCACGAGTTACTTGATTCTTCTTGTTGGTGGGAGCATGTGAACAACTAACATGTCTCGGATCTCAAGTGTCAAATAAACTAAGAAAACGTAGTTAGAGAAAACAAGCTCCAATGTGAAAAAAagagttttctttaattaaatacaacaaacaatattagaaaatgattttacaccatttgaaaatatgtacaaaatatgatttgaaggATAGACCCACAATTTACGATCCTtggttgtattaatttgaaaggaaatataaattagtaaagtttaataattattgttttttaaattattattttttaaatatttttcggGCTTGCCCAATAAGGGCCCAACACTACAATcctatatatataaggttgTGCCATAGGCCTTGGCCCGACACGACCCATAGGCATGGTGGGTTGTGCCGAAGTCGGCCTAACACTGCCCGTCGCCATCTCTAAGTTGTACATTGTAAAAACCTGTTGAGAGTGAGaataaatgacaaattaatattataataataactcACATTGATTGAATATGCAGTTCCGAGTACAAAACTGATGAAAAGAGCCCAAAACAATGGCCATGAACCAACAATCCATCCAAGCCAAAAACTCTGTAAAGGTAGAAAGGAAGTTATTTATAGTCATTGCAGTTAAGAATCCAACTTGCACATTCCGCATCATGAATAATAAGATTCACAAAGTTGAATGATTGAAACAAGAGTAGTCTTCTTTTGCAAATAACACATAACTCTTCATCAATGTTCACCTAAAGTTTTTAGGTAATTCAAAGTTAAATCCTAAAggattttaccttttaaatttattcatgctaaaaatttaaacaaggaATTCTATTGAcatttcaaaacaaaagaaaaagacccCAAATTATGCATAAGACTAGAAGATAAGTTGCAATTAAGGGAAGAGTAACAAAATAAACttccaaacaaacaaaaaaagaaaagccatATCTTAACTTCAAAATGAGCTACCAATCGCACAATCCTTGCCAATTTGGAAAATAAAGCTAATGGACCATCAACGATCAAAGTGTATCAAAGGAGGGACAATAGGGGAATTTTATCATAGGTTGAGGTG is part of the Mangifera indica cultivar Alphonso chromosome 13, CATAS_Mindica_2.1, whole genome shotgun sequence genome and harbors:
- the LOC123194989 gene encoding homogentisate phytyltransferase 1, chloroplastic-like, with amino-acid sequence METLLLVFSPVSPLVSSGGSSSCWSKNLKAGHFPSSSVRVQVSRPNSWSILENSRVRGIGPQSTFNQSNNSKFLANAASGNPLDCEPEAYKPKSSSDSVTKAVDAFYRFSRPHTVIGTALSIVSVALLAVEKLSDISPLFFTGVLEAVAAALMMNIYIVGLNQLSDIEIDKVNKPYLPLASGEYSFKTGVLIVSSFSIMSFWLGWIVGSWPLFWALFISFVLGTAYSINLPLLRWKRSAVVAAMCILAVRAVIVQLAFYLHMQTHVYGRPAMFSRALIFATAFMSFFSVVIALFKDIPDIEGDKIFGIRSFTVRLGQERVFWTCISLLQMAYGVAILVGATSSYVWSKIITVLCHGIMALILWQRAKSIDLKSKSAITSCYMFIWKLFYAEYLLIPFVR